TGGATCTGGCCGCGGCCGTGATGGGTGGCCTGGTAGCCCTCCGAGCGCGACTCGGTCCACTTGACCGGCCGGCCGAGCCGCCTGGCCACGGCGAGGGCGACTGCTTCCTCGCCGTACACCTGGAGCTTGGACCCGAAGCCTCCTCCGACGTCGGGGGCGATCACCCGCAGTTTGTGCTCGGGGATGCCGGTGACCATCGACAGCGTCACGCGCGCCACGTGCGGGACCTGAGTCGATGAGTAGAGGGTGTACTCGTTGGACGCCGTGGGCGGAGTGGCGACGACGGCGCGCGGCTCCATCGCGTTGGGGATCAGCCGCTGTTGTGTGTAGCGGCGGCGCACCACGATGTCGGCACGGGCCTTCTCCGCCTCGTAGTCCCCGGTGGCGAGCGGCCAGGTGTAGCAGCGGTTGGTGCCCTTGCCGGAGTGGACGAGCGGAGCGCCGTCGGCCAGCGCGGCCTCCAGATCCAGCACGGGAGGCAGTGGCGTGTAGTCGACCTCCACGGCCTCCAGCGCATCGGCCGCGGCGTAACGGTCGCGTGCGATGACGATGGCCACCGGGTCTCCGGGGTAGCGGACCTCGTCGACGGCGATCGGCGGGTGGTCGGGCATGACGATGTCTTCTGTCACGGGCCATACGCAGGGCATGGAGCCCAGTTCGCCGGCCAGGTCGCGGCCGCTGTACGCCGCGATCACTCCTGGCCGCCCCAGCGCGGACGAGACGTCGACGCGGTCGATCGTGGCGTGTGCCATGGGGCTGCGAAGGATCGCCATGTGCAGCAGGCCCGGGACGGCGATGTTGTCGGTCCAGGTGGTCCGGCCGGTGACCAGCCGGGCGTCTTCCTTGCGGCCCCGCGAACGGCCGACCTCGGCGCTGAGCTGCTCGGTGGTCATACCGGTGCCTCCTGCCCGGCTGCGGCCGGGGCCGTGGAGCCGACCGGCGCGGTCTCCTTGAGGGCTCCGGGCGCGGGAGCGCGGCGGCGCCGCTCCTCGGCGGCCGCCGCGAGGACGGCACGGACGATGTTCTGGTATCCGGTGCAGCGGCAGAGATTGCCCTCGAGACCGAGGCGGATCTCTTCCGGGGTGGGGTCCGGGTTCTCCTTGAGCAGGTCCCGGGCGGCCATGATCATGCCGGGGGTGCAGTAGCCGCACTGCAGAGCGTGCTGCTGGTGGAACGCCGTCTGGAGCGGGTCCCATTCGGTGCCGGATGCCAGTCCCTGAATGGTCGTCACCTCACAGCCGTCGGCCTGCACGGCCAGAACCGAGCAGCTCTTGACGCTGTCACCGTCGAGGTCGACCGTGCAGGCTCCGCAGTTCGTGGTGTCGCATCCGACCGGGGTACCGGTGAGGCCCAGGTTGTCGCGCAGATAGTGGACAAGCAGGAGGCGGGGTTCCACGTCGTCCTCGTGGGTCGCGCCGTCAACCGTCAGAGAGATATGAGTCATATGCCCTCCCAGAGACACAGGCAGGGTGGTATCTGCCGTTCTGCCCTGATACACGTCAACTCTAGGACGGCGTTCAGGCCGGCGCGAGCCCTCGGGACGGGCTCCCACATGGCCGGGCGCGTGCGATTTTCGCCGTGGGCTGACACCACTTCCATCCGCGGACCAGGCGAGTAATATGAATTACATGATTACAAAGGAACAGGAACAAGCACTGCGCGGCTGGTTCGCCGGGCGGCTGCCGGAAGGACTCTTCGTCGAGCTCCTGGACCTGACCGTGGACCGTGAGGAGATCACCGTCGTCGGCCGGATCCCGGAGCCCGACCTCGGCGCGGAAGCGTCACCGGCCGAACGTGAGGCCTCGCTGGAAGGGCGCATCTCCGAATTCCGGGAGCGCACCCGCGACGAGCGCATAGGGGTCGCGCGCGAGGCCGAGAAGCGGTTCGGGCGAAAGGTCTCGTGGGGCGTGGAGTGCGGCGACAAGCGGGCCATGTACACCACCGTCTCCGCACCCGTGATGACGCGACTGCGCCAGCCCGAGCGCCAGACCCTCGACACCCTGATCGCCGGCGGCGTCGCCCGCAGCCGCAGTGATGCCCTCGCCTGGTGCGTACGCCTGGTGCAGCGCAACGCCGACACCTGGCTGAGCGACCTGCGGGACTCGCTCCAGCACGTCGAACAGGTACGGGCGCAGGGCCCGGACGCCGGATAGGAGGCTGGTCACGTGACGGCCGGCAAGGCGGCAGCCGGTCACGCGTCCGCCCGGAAGGCGGCCGGGACGCCGGTCACCCCGGCCCCAAGTCGTCGGCGTCACAGGGCGACTGCTCCGCCTCCGTGCCCGGGGGGACCAGGCGCAGCGTGCGCTCGGTCCAGGCCGAGACGGCGCGGGAGGGTGCCTGGATGAGGGTGTCGTCCGTGGGCCCCGACAGCAGCAGATAGACGAAGTCCATGGTGCGCCGCGTCCTGCCCGGCCAGACCTTCACATCGCCCTCGCCCGTCGGATGGAAGATCCCCTCGACAAGCAGATCGCGGGCGAAGCACCATTCGACGGGCTCGTCGGTGTCGGTGTGGAAGGAGACATGGACGGCGTACGGGTCGTCGGTGCGGTAGACCAGCCGAGTCGGCACGGGAACCGCTCGCCCGGCCTCCAGGACGAGCTGGCAGACCAGTTCGCGCTCGACGGTCGTATGCGTGCTGTCTCCCGGCCGGCATCCTCGATGCGGCACGGACGGCCTCCTCACCCCTGCGTGTGTTGTGTCGACGGAAAGTGAACGAAGCATCGCTCGGCGTCGGTAGGGTCCGTGGCTCAGGAGTTCGCTTAAGCCGCTTAAACCCGAGGGGCGACCAGGGCTGCATGACCAGAGGAAACGAGCAACTGAGACGGGCCGTGACCGAGGCCGGCTGCTCCTACGCCGAACTGGCCAGGGATGTCAGAGCCGTTGCCGCCGAGAGCGGAGTGGCGCAGCTGCGCACCAACTCCTCCGCGGTCGCCCACTGGATCGCCGGTACGCAGCCGGGCGCCACCGCCGCCCGCATTCTCGCCGAGACGCTGTCGCGGAAACTGGGGCGGCTGGTCACACCCGAGCAACTCGGCCTCATACGCATACCTTCGAGCGCCGA
This window of the Streptomyces sp. SLBN-118 genome carries:
- a CDS encoding (2Fe-2S)-binding protein, which encodes MTHISLTVDGATHEDDVEPRLLLVHYLRDNLGLTGTPVGCDTTNCGACTVDLDGDSVKSCSVLAVQADGCEVTTIQGLASGTEWDPLQTAFHQQHALQCGYCTPGMIMAARDLLKENPDPTPEEIRLGLEGNLCRCTGYQNIVRAVLAAAAEERRRRAPAPGALKETAPVGSTAPAAAGQEAPV
- a CDS encoding SsgA family sporulation/cell division regulator, encoding MPHRGCRPGDSTHTTVERELVCQLVLEAGRAVPVPTRLVYRTDDPYAVHVSFHTDTDEPVEWCFARDLLVEGIFHPTGEGDVKVWPGRTRRTMDFVYLLLSGPTDDTLIQAPSRAVSAWTERTLRLVPPGTEAEQSPCDADDLGPG